From Amaranthus tricolor cultivar Red isolate AtriRed21 chromosome 4, ASM2621246v1, whole genome shotgun sequence:
TATATgtaatgtgttcctatttagttctttttacttttttttgtttttcagttTGTGATGATGGATGTAAATTTCTTTGGATGAGGTAGTATATCTATAGAAGTAATCATGCTACCTTCCtgatttttggtttttgttttttctgcAACAGCTTAGAATGTTCTATAAAGAAGATCCACTTCATCTTATCCCGCATTCCTCTAGGAAACCTGGATGAGAATGTTACTACCGAGATGTGGAGTGCAGGTGAATTACCTCATCTCATGTGATATTTTAGTTTCTGCTGTCCATCAGGTTTTgatatctattttattttagaattttcCTCTTGCCCAATCTCCTTTTGTGTTTTCTTGTACTTGCCTAGTTCTGGATCTGCCATTTACTTAGGTTATCATTTGGATTCCTTCACATTATGTAAGAAAAGGAAGGGAGATGGAGGGATGAAGTTTAGTCATTTGGATGGCAAAATAGGATGGGATGGATTCGTAAGTATGGATTCCTTCACATTATGTAAGAAACTAATTACTCAAACAGTGGAAGTTTGGGAGGAAAATTTCTTCACTATTCCAGCCCCTCTCAAAACAGGCTGCAAGTTTCAAGGACTAACCAGAGGAGGAAAGTTTGTTTTGCCTCCtcatcttaatataattttcataattgCATGACCATTATAGGATTACTACACTTTGTTTATGAATTTGATGTTTGGTATAGTGAGAGCTCAATTTTGTGTTGACTTGATGAGGATCAGAGGTAAGATGCAAGATGCACTCTAGTTAGTTTCAAATAGGGATTAATTGTCAATAATTACCTTTAAATGATtctgattttatattttctttcttttgacCATGTTCCAGAGTCACTGCTTAGTGTTCGTTGTACTTTTGTGAAGGCTTTAAATGCCATATTCCTGGTGACCAAGTgcttcgtaatttcatttgttaaAACTAGACCGAGCTTAATTTTCAAAAGCATTGATTGGCCTAGCTATTGCTTACATGCAACTGTTATCATTCATCAATAGCCTGTCATAGCTATGCCGTATATGGAATGGTGCTAAGTAGTTTTCCTTCTACATTTTTGCTTTGAAGTTTCTGTGCTTTTTTATCCTTCTTTCTATACCATCTGTTTGCATTATGGATATGTAATTTTTCTATCTAATTCTGATTTAGTTCTTGATGGATTAGGTTTCTTATCTAAAGAAGGTGACTCTATGGGTACAAAAGAGAAACAGAAACAGAAGAAAGAAGAGAAGTCTACCAAAAGTgttagtgttttttttaattttctcctaaaacaataatcatatatCATATAGTATTAATCTTACTTTTGATACATTGGCTGCATCTTGCAGTTATTCTGAACATTTACTGATTGGGCACTTGTGCTAGCCAAAAATTTGAAGACTTGTCTCTGTAGTTTACAATGTCGAGTTGTAGAATGGGAGAGAGTAAacacatgaatataattttttcaagATCTAGATTCTAGAGCTTCTCAATGCCCATTAGTGCAAGCACTCAATACCAtgttttttctaattaaataaTTGATTAAGTTTCCAAAGAAATGAGTGcaaaaatgcttacaaaccAACAGTAACAAAAAACTAATTTCCAGTATAAGCCATGGTTGGATATTTCCCCACCCACCTTTTATGGGGGCTGTAGAACAAGCTTCATGTGCTAATTGAAGAAATCGACAACAACAAACAACTATTAATTAGTAATGTCTTGCTTCTTACATCTACAAGGTACATCAAATAAAAATTCCCTCTCTTTGATAATGCTGGATTCTTCTTGCATTTCTTTTTAATTGCTACATCATCAGCAAATAGCATCCTATAAACAACTGTTGTGTCAAACCCAAATGCTTCTCAAATCTCAACAGCAGACCACGAAGATctggaataataataaaacttaaaatgCAAATGGTGGATACTCCTAAAAACTAAATTTTTCAGGCTCTTCATCATTATCGTGTTCCACGTACTCTACAAACACTTTAATTATTGTTCCATTTTCCAAAACTTTcagaaaacaaaatattgtttCTTTGTAGTACTAATCTTACCATTGTTACATTCATATTCATCCACCACTCACGAAGAAGATCTTGAATTCTATCAATCGCAGTCTTGACACCAACCTCATCATACATTTTGCCAAAATTAAATGTGCCTATTTCATCTTAAATCTTGGATTAAGCATAGTTGCCACTCCCATAAGACCATTAACTCATAACCCTTGCTTGCACCATAATTCTACTATAAGCATCATGCGAAAAAAGCTAATTTAACATAGCAATTCTAAGTGAGCAAGCACATGGAAAATAGATGTATGTTTTGGAATATTTTTATGCAAAGAATTGAAGCATAATCTTTTTAAAGCTTCTATTACTTCACTTATTCTGTACACCTTTTACCAATCCTCATCACGTGGTGGATTTTTATACAAAGGTTCTTGGGAACTCAAGACAACAAATACCTCGTTATACTTTGAAGCTACCATAAGAAGGTATAGGTTGAATTTCCACTAAGTCTTACAATCAAGTTCAAATTTTTTCGAACTATCAGAAACTAGTCAACTACTTGTTCAAATTTTTGAGCTTGTTTATCTGAAGTCCAAAAGAGACAACACTATCCCTAATTCTATGAAGACCTTCTTTGAGCACTTCAGTTAACCCCTTTTGAACAATCAAATTTAATATGTGGGCACAGCAACGCATGTAAAAAAATGTCCATGTAACAAATGTGTTTATAAGGTAATTCAACAAGCAAGATATCCATCATAGCATCATTGACAATATACAATATTTCAAGAATGGATGCATTCTTTTAGAGCATAAGGCACACCGAGTAGCAGTGACATACACAAACCTATCTTAATTAAGATgatttggatgaacaaatatgTATACCTGAAAACAAACAAGTAACCCGTAACATGTAACATGTAACAATACTCTAGACGCAAACAAGTAATAATATTGTTAATTCAAAAAGTTACCCAAATATTCGACTTTGAAGTTTCCATCCATTATCAATGAAGTGCCCTATCACAAGTCACTACAATGTATCCCTTTTGTTGATTAGTTGCTGTTAGTAGTCAAAGCAATCATACTCTTTGCTTTTCTCAACAATATGCCGATTTTCTTGTTTTCTTCCTCATATCTTTTCATGGTATCTTGCTTGGTTGTGTTACAACTAGATACTTTAAAAATCCTGTCTGTATTGTCTTAAAGTACTTCCTAAAGCTATAATGCTCAACCATACAAAGAGGGTATTCATGTAAGATGATCATATTCTCCAAGTCTCTTTTACCATTATCTTGGTGGAATTCATATAGTGCCAAAGTAAGAGTCTCAGTTGAATCCCTCGGCATGCATTGTGACCCAAATAATCTTGTTTGACAAAGATCTAAGCAATTTCTCTTGGCATATTTCTTTGTATGCTCAGTTAAATGACTTGTACCCACCTTTGATCCCTTTgcaagttgtttttttttacaatagtTGCATTTAGCTTATATTTCTTCTCCTATtcgtttttatattttctttgtaTTCCTTTCTAGTATATAAATATAGTCCTCTTAATTTGTGCTTATGACACCCAATTTTGTTTTTGTCGCAACCTCACTCATAAGTGAAAATCTTACAAACAATAAGATCTAATTTAGGGGTTGGAATAAAATCtaacaaaataagaaataaaaccaaacaaattaaaaaatcaccatttaagtataaaattttaaatcgtTCATTATTGAAGTGACCTTTCGTGATATTCTCACGTCTAGTAGAGAGAGGAGTTTGAAACTTCAGGGATGCAAATGGTATGAGTGTATGAGTATGTGTATGATTGTCTTAGACTTTAAGTGAGTGAGTGTCTTGGGCATATTGTCTTATTTGATAAAGATCCCATTGTCTAATCTTTACTATTCTCATGGGAATTATTGTTCTTACAACGGTGTCTTGGGCATATTGGGCTAGAAGAATGATGATGGGGATATTAAGTTGAAATTAAATGGCTGTATATTTTTAAGTTGATTTGAACATTTAAATTCTGCCAACAAGAATaggtttatttatataaaaattaaatattaaataaaatatatgtggCGAGCCAGGGCGGGTATGACCTTATAGTACTTTCACCTACCCACTACCCATGAAGGGTTTGCCCTTTTATACCCATACCCATACCCACCCACTGCCCACCAATTATGATGTGGTGCGAAGCCCGCCAAGTTGTATCCGCCAACCATCCCTACTCAAAACACTAGTATTCTTTATTCAATGTTTTCTTCACGTGTTTCTTTTTGAGGATTAAGAGTATCAAGTGTTTGTTGAGTTCTTGTTGGTTTTCTCTTTGAAATCCAATTATGTTTGAATATTGAGTACTTTCAACCAAGCAACTAACTGAAATGATTGATGATAGGTCTTTGTATATATAGGTGGCATATGATTCAACTATATCACATTGATATTCTCTACTTTAACAATTTATTCTGTATTTGATAAGTAACTGCCTTTTTTCGTAATTCCTGTtccacttattttattttagccaATTTATTCGATATCATGCTAACTCCCCTTTTAAGTTTCTGCTTTCCTGCTATCAGTTTGTTTGTATGTGTTGcaataaaaaattgttaattttgattttatcatgATCATAGCaggaaattttatattttaaactttgATGCCTTCCAGGATGTTCCTATGAGTATTGTCTCAAAAAAGATGAAATTGAAGTTTACAAAGGGCTGGACATCATTTCTTAGGTTACCACTTTCTCTTGAAGTCTACAAGGAGGTAAGATTGTATTATCTTTTTGTTGGTTGATCAGTAATTGTATAATATTTGGTTATGTGCACACTAAGAAAGATGCTTAAAATCACACCGACTTTGGGGCTGTTTCAGCTAGACCAACCTGGGGTAGTTTAGCCCTTGTGTGAAACATGAGTGTAGTATACCTGCCCATTCATCCTCTAAGCTTGCAATGATGCTCAGGTGCTCGTGAATCTGCATCAGGCAGTCATTCCTTATCTGTCCGAGCCTGTCATGTTGTGGTGAGTAAACTTTATGAATTCTTGTTCAGTTTTCACTTGAATCCATTAAGTTGTGTGCCTAAGATTTTTAGTTCTTTACTTGGGGATTCGCAGTGACTTCTTGACAAGGTCCTATGACATTGGTGGAGTTGTCAGCGTCATGGCTCTGAACGGTCTTTTCATTCTTATGACCAAGTATGGCTTGGAATATGACAACTTTTATGAAAAGCTTTATGCTCTCTTAATACCTTCCATATTTATGGCAAAACACCGTGCACGATTCTTTGAGGTGAGCTTAGGATTgtatggactttatttttgttGCTTCTCTTTAAACTCATCTTTGTTTTTCACATATGTGTAATTCTTTTATGTAGCTGCTTGATTCTTGTTTGAAATCGCCACTTCTTCCTGCATACCTGGCGGCTGCTTTCACAAAGAAGTTGAGCAGACTTTCTCTTGTAGTCCCTCCTTCTGGAGTACTGGTTATTATAGCATTGATACACAATCTTCTACGGAGACATCCATCAATCAACTGTTTGGTTCATCAGGTAGATTATCTTTCTGCAATTGAACATGTAAAAAGGCAATTATATTTCATGGATGTAGCTTTTTGATCTATGTGTCAAGCAATTAGTCTGTTTTTGTTTGTCTTCTCTTTTAAAAGGGAACTATGGTTAATAACCAATCTATAATATGTTTGATGACCTATATTGtgctcttttttatttttttatttttttatttttttatttttttatttttttttaatctttcatCGTAAGTGCTGCATTTCGTGTTATTTTCTGCTCCATCTATGCTTTTGATATGAGATTCAGTAGCCAAAATTTTACCCTACCATTCATTGTTACTATGGTTGCAGTGCTCTGTTTTGCTGTACGTAAGTTTTAATCTTAGGTTCACGCCTTCTTTTCAGGGATGCCTCATCCCTAACCTTGTATgttctaaaaatattttttccttAAAAGTAAGTTCATGCCCAGGGTATTTGGTGGTCCTTGATTTGAGTTCTATTTATTTGCTCTTGCATTAATTTAGCTCATATGGTAGCtcctttaacaaaaaaaaaaaaaaaaaaaaaaaccagatcaTTTGCATCTAATTTTATTTCTCCTTTCTTGTAGGAAACTGGTGAAGGAACTGTTTGTTATGACACAAAATCGGAGAAAGAGTCTTCTAGTTCTGATGGAAATGATGGTCATGCCTTTAATGTGACCAATGGAAAACAAGGAGTTGATCTTTTCAATAATGAGGAAAGTGATCCTTTGAGGTCAAAGGCTATGAGTAAGCATCTTGATTTATGATTTTGGTTTGAGGTGCATGCTGTGAATCTGTGATAGTTTATTGTCACTGAATGTCTCAGTacaatgagttttttttttttgtttgaaggGACTTGGGTAGGGGAATGGGAATTGAGagttaattttatcaaaatccATGTTTGTTTGGTGGAATTGGGAATGGGGAAGGGAACTATAATATGTCAAATCCCATTGAAAAGTGTTTTTGGGGAGAGAGGACTTTAGAAATGAGGCTTTTTATTTACAATGATAAATTTGTCCATACTAAGTGGGATAACTCTACATACTTTCTTCATATAAAATTACTTGCactatttgtattttgtttaatCCTCAACTTTGACTTTAAATTTCTTCAATTATCTTATATCTAATAAgagtaaaaactataaaaattgacgttataaaactaataaggcattgagacgaatctaataACATCCCTCTTGATTATGCTATTCTTGGGCATTAGTAAcattttaatctttatttatGAATAGTATGCATTTCTAACGAAGGTCGTATTTTCAGATGAATTCTCTCACAAAAGGTTAAATTGGTTATTTTGAAATATCAAGCATGGACTTAATAATTTCCACCTTATTCCCACTATATTGCCAACATGGGATAAGACTTTTTTAAAGATTATATTACCCACATTTAGACTCACAGTTTCCATTTCCTATTTGTGAAACAATCCTTGAATATTGTTTGGTGATGGTGATTGCTGATTAACAATTTCCAAAAGTATGCACGCAATAAACAATGTATTTGGAACAGGTAGTTCTCTTTGGGAGATTGACACACTGCGTCACCACTATTGTCCTCCTGTTTCCAGGTACATGCTGCTATGGCCTTCATTTTTGCGTAATATTCACACCCTGCTGTTCAtcctatctatctatctatctatctagcTATCTAATATCTCTATGTATCTATCTATCAATCTATATCATTTCAATCTAAGATCTTGCCTTGAACATTCTTTTGTCACTTGTGAATGATTCAActatatcattttcattctATTATCTTTCCTTTGTAGATTTGTTTTGTCACTTGAGAATGATTTGACAGTAAGAGCAAAAACTACCGAAGTAATGATTAGTGACTTCAGTTCTGGTTCATATTCTACCATATTCAGGGAAGAGGTAAGATGCTGATACTTTTATTTCTTTGCTCTGGTAAATTAAGGGCAATTTCAATTATGAGTGACATGATAAATAGAGGGTGAGGTGCGGAACGCAAATTCCTGCCTTTCTAAGAGTGTTGATTTTTGAATTGTCTTTAAATACTTTATTTATAATCTAATCCAGATATATTTGGTCTTAAATCTTCAATACAATTGATATCACATTTACTATTTTGACCTCAATCGAAACTTGGTGTATTTAGATATGGATTTTTATCGTGTATAATGAATGAGCTGCAAGGGCTGTGATGTAGATAATATTTTCAACCCAAAATGACTTCTGAATTAAGCTCGTTGACATACGTGTTGATGAATCTTTACTAGATCTTGTTTTTGTAAAGGcaaacaaagggaagaaagaaaTTATAGGTAAACAAGTTGTTTTGATTCAGAGTGTATCTTGTTTATGACTTAATTTTAAAGCATGCTACATACATAAGGGCTAATCAGAAACTCGATTCTTTTACTCACAATAGATCACATCACATAAGAAGTGGAACTTTTCCCGTGACAAATTGTTGTCTAAATTATCGATACGATTCTCTACTTTTCCTGAAAACTTGTCAAACTGTTCTCATTTTTAATTGCAGATGAGGCGGAGGGTCAAGCAAGTTCCTCTTGCATTTTATAAAACAACACCAACCTCTTTGTTTTCGGAGTCCGATTTTCCCGGCTGGACTTTTAATTTTGATGGAAGCAATGAGGATGTGAAGACATAGAATTTTATTCTGATGTAGAAAAAAAGTTGGAACCTTAGCATTCATTTCATGTAGTGACCACAAATGTTTACATGCAGTAAactatttgattttgtttattgaataaTCATGTAgtctcaaaatatttttttctctttcctttGGGAGATTTACATTATTGTGGGTGTTTGGTAGTTGTGACAAGACGAAATAAGGCAAAGCCATTGTCATAGTTTGCCCCAATCGGTCGCACCTCTCTGGACTACCCTTGGGGCCATACTTTTGCCAATctggtaattattttaagtgaaATCCAGACAAAATTTCATGT
This genomic window contains:
- the LOC130809956 gene encoding protein NUCLEOLAR COMPLEX ASSOCIATED 4 isoform X1, whose translation is MASKQSKSKPNNSHKKRDKRSLSELKTLGHQLLSSRAHINNLPLLLSYISPSTPPSYVVESLLSLQSFFSPVLPSLPPSSINGAAVNTDASDPDVIYRTWLRSKFDELVNSLIEISVAPGCEETVREVVLDTIMEFVKLGNGGKFYSSLYHKFLQAIVTTSVEVEFLLESLASTYFKYIDVRYFTFISINKLCKTLESNNSSGDKRLTEDGDDSKASLECSIKKIHFILSRIPLGNLDENVTTEMWSAVLDGLGFLSKEGDSMGTKEKQKQKKEEKSTKSDVPMSIVSKKMKLKFTKGWTSFLRLPLSLEVYKEVLVNLHQAVIPYLSEPVMLCDFLTRSYDIGGVVSVMALNGLFILMTKYGLEYDNFYEKLYALLIPSIFMAKHRARFFELLDSCLKSPLLPAYLAAAFTKKLSRLSLVVPPSGVLVIIALIHNLLRRHPSINCLVHQETGEGTVCYDTKSEKESSSSDGNDGHAFNVTNGKQGVDLFNNEESDPLRSKAMSSSLWEIDTLRHHYCPPVSRFVLSLENDLTVRAKTTEVMISDFSSGSYSTIFREEMRRRVKQVPLAFYKTTPTSLFSESDFPGWTFNFDGSNEDVKT
- the LOC130809956 gene encoding protein NUCLEOLAR COMPLEX ASSOCIATED 4 isoform X2 translates to MASKQSKSKPNNSHKKRDKRSLSELKTLGHQLLSSRAHINNLPLLLSYISPSTPPSYVVESLLSLQSFFSPVLPSLPPSSINGAAVNTDASDPDVIYRTWLRSKFDELVNSLIEISVAPGCEETVREVVLDTIMEFVKLGNGGKFYSSLYHKFLQAIVTTSVEVEFLLESLASTYFKYIDVRYFTFISINKLCKTLESNNSSGDKRLTEDGDDSKASLECSIKKIHFILSRIPLGNLDENVTTEMWSAGFLSKEGDSMGTKEKQKQKKEEKSTKSDVPMSIVSKKMKLKFTKGWTSFLRLPLSLEVYKEVLVNLHQAVIPYLSEPVMLCDFLTRSYDIGGVVSVMALNGLFILMTKYGLEYDNFYEKLYALLIPSIFMAKHRARFFELLDSCLKSPLLPAYLAAAFTKKLSRLSLVVPPSGVLVIIALIHNLLRRHPSINCLVHQETGEGTVCYDTKSEKESSSSDGNDGHAFNVTNGKQGVDLFNNEESDPLRSKAMSSSLWEIDTLRHHYCPPVSRFVLSLENDLTVRAKTTEVMISDFSSGSYSTIFREEMRRRVKQVPLAFYKTTPTSLFSESDFPGWTFNFDGSNEDVKT